Proteins from a single region of Bacteroidota bacterium:
- a CDS encoding DNA alkylation repair protein — MQEKQLHAYIDEIKIALLELAETNQTDFQYKQLEKYFGTQLQILGLSMGDQRMLYQESFSFSNLALEEKLKIYYAVWKQSTIYEVRFQSVFFIIKNAKKLDPNLVLETINSWMETVDCWPHSDDLAKASCIAGIKIPKQYKSLIQEWNTSELLWKRRQSAVALVRERKAFVDVFNWKELEKLFLNLIDDKTYMVQKGLGWALRDTGRIYNQELLRFLDKYATALSTVAFSTATEKIDLSEKEVFKQKRIMHRKK; from the coding sequence ATGCAAGAAAAACAATTACACGCATATATTGATGAAATAAAAATTGCTTTACTTGAATTGGCGGAAACCAACCAAACAGATTTTCAATACAAGCAATTAGAAAAATACTTTGGAACGCAATTGCAGATTTTGGGATTAAGCATGGGTGATCAACGTATGTTATATCAAGAATCTTTTAGCTTTTCCAATTTAGCATTAGAAGAAAAATTAAAAATTTATTATGCCGTTTGGAAACAATCAACGATATATGAAGTGCGATTTCAATCGGTATTTTTTATTATAAAGAATGCTAAAAAACTCGATCCGAATTTAGTATTGGAAACTATTAATTCTTGGATGGAAACAGTGGATTGCTGGCCACATTCTGATGATCTTGCCAAAGCATCTTGTATTGCAGGTATAAAAATTCCCAAACAATATAAATCGCTAATTCAAGAATGGAATACTTCTGAGCTTTTATGGAAGCGCCGACAAAGTGCAGTAGCTCTGGTGCGGGAACGCAAAGCCTTTGTTGATGTTTTTAATTGGAAAGAATTAGAGAAATTATTTTTGAATTTGATAGATGATAAAACCTATATGGTTCAAAAAGGATTAGGTTGGGCATTGCGTGATACAGGAAGAATTTATAATCAGGAACTACTTCGCTTTTTAGATAAATATGCAACTGCGTTATCCACTGTTGCATTCTCCACTGCAACAGAAAAAATTGATTTATCTGAAAAAGAAGTGTTCAAACAAAAAAGAATAATGCATCGCAAAAAGTAA
- a CDS encoding cysteine desulfurase, which yields MRVYFDNAATTPMDSQVLQAMLPFMQTHFGNPSAIHSFGRETRAAIEKARKTIAKLLNVSPGEIFFTSGGTEADNMAIACSVRDLGVTRIISSVIEHHAVTHTVEMMKLSSGVQIEFVDLMPDGKINYNHLEQLLADSNEKTLVSLMHANNEIGVLLDIEKVSALCNQYNAYFHSDTVQTIAHYKLDLQKIPIHFITAAAHKFHGPKGIGFIYINKEAQIKPMIQGGGQERNMRAGTENLYGIIGMAKAIEIAYDELEETHSYILGLRDYMLQQLQQEIPGILLNSDPEGLYTVLNVNFPPSEKNEMLLFNLDINGIAASGGSACSSGSNVGSHVIAQLHREKNSAAVRFSFSKFNTKEEVDYVIAKLKELVPMSVAAS from the coding sequence ATGAGAGTATATTTTGATAATGCAGCAACTACACCAATGGATTCGCAAGTGCTGCAAGCAATGTTGCCTTTTATGCAAACGCATTTTGGCAATCCTTCTGCCATTCATTCTTTTGGTAGAGAAACAAGAGCTGCAATAGAAAAAGCAAGAAAAACAATTGCAAAATTGTTGAATGTTTCACCCGGAGAAATATTTTTTACATCGGGTGGAACAGAAGCAGATAATATGGCAATTGCATGCAGTGTACGTGACCTTGGTGTTACAAGAATTATTTCTTCAGTTATTGAACACCATGCTGTAACACATACTGTTGAAATGATGAAACTGAGTTCGGGAGTACAAATAGAATTTGTTGATTTAATGCCAGATGGCAAAATAAATTATAATCATCTTGAACAATTACTAGCAGATAGTAATGAAAAAACTTTAGTGAGTTTAATGCATGCAAATAATGAAATTGGTGTCTTGTTAGATATTGAAAAAGTATCGGCATTATGCAATCAATACAATGCATATTTTCATAGTGATACCGTACAAACCATTGCACATTATAAATTAGATCTGCAAAAAATTCCAATACATTTCATCACTGCTGCTGCACATAAATTTCACGGCCCAAAAGGAATTGGTTTTATCTACATCAATAAAGAAGCGCAGATAAAACCAATGATTCAAGGAGGCGGACAAGAACGCAATATGCGGGCAGGAACTGAAAATTTATACGGTATTATCGGCATGGCAAAAGCAATTGAAATTGCATACGATGAATTGGAAGAAACCCATAGTTATATTCTTGGATTAAGAGATTATATGTTGCAACAATTGCAACAGGAAATCCCTGGAATTCTTCTCAACTCCGATCCGGAAGGATTATATACAGTGTTGAATGTAAACTTCCCTCCATCAGAAAAAAATGAGATGTTGTTATTTAATTTAGATATCAATGGAATTGCTGCAAGTGGAGGTAGCGCATGCAGTTCAGGAAGTAATGTCGGCTCACATGTGATTGCACAATTACATCGTGAAAAAAATTCTGCAGCAGTACGATTTTCATTTTCCAAATTCAATACAAAAGAAGAAGTGGATTATGTAATTGCAAAACTTAAAGAACTTGTTCCAATGAGTGTTGCTGCATCCTGA
- a CDS encoding DUF2892 domain-containing protein, which produces MKKNIGNADKIIRIILAAIIAILFFTHVITGTLGIVLIVIAGVLVLTSFVSFCPIYAILGIRTCPVKN; this is translated from the coding sequence ATGAAAAAGAATATTGGAAATGCCGATAAAATAATACGCATAATACTCGCCGCTATTATTGCAATTCTGTTTTTTACACATGTAATTACCGGTACGCTGGGAATTGTCTTAATTGTAATAGCAGGAGTGCTTGTGCTTACAAGTTTTGTGAGTTTTTGTCCGATATATGCAATTCTGGGAATACGTACTTGCCCTGTTAAAAATTAG
- a CDS encoding phosphatase PAP2 family protein: protein MQFPSGIEQFDRNLYLTVNSDWSNSFFDVIMPVIRTKENWIPLYILLAIWLIYKFKWNGFFVILTIAITVTITDQVSSFIMKPLFARPRPCSIPEIAEHANLIIGCSPSYSFTSSHAANHFGLAVVFGLLFLRRSYWFIIVGIFWAASISFAQVYVGVHYPLDVIGGALLGSFLGFLIYIIAMHFIFKKRNWLNKTL, encoded by the coding sequence TTGCAATTTCCATCGGGCATAGAGCAATTTGATCGTAATTTATACCTCACTGTGAATAGTGATTGGTCGAATTCTTTTTTTGATGTTATTATGCCAGTTATCCGCACTAAAGAAAATTGGATTCCATTATATATTCTGCTTGCTATTTGGTTGATTTATAAATTTAAATGGAATGGGTTTTTTGTAATACTTACTATTGCAATTACTGTTACGATAACAGATCAGGTAAGTAGTTTTATTATGAAGCCATTATTTGCTCGACCAAGACCTTGCAGTATTCCGGAAATTGCAGAGCATGCGAATTTAATTATCGGTTGCAGTCCTAGTTATAGTTTTACTTCCTCACATGCCGCAAATCATTTTGGATTAGCAGTTGTGTTTGGACTTTTATTTTTGCGAAGAAGTTATTGGTTTATAATTGTAGGTATTTTTTGGGCAGCAAGTATTTCCTTTGCACAAGTGTATGTTGGTGTACATTATCCTTTAGATGTAATTGGCGGCGCATTATTGGGTTCTTTTCTCGGATTTTTAATTTATATAATTGCGATGCATTTCATTTTCAAAAAAAGAAACTGGTTAAATAAAACACTATGA
- a CDS encoding GNAT family N-acetyltransferase, with amino-acid sequence MHLPILQNDLIKLIPLQETDFEILYDVASDPAIWEQHPNKNRYERDVFKTFFEGAIKSQGAYIVYDIANGKAIGSTRFYDYDVNKKTLLIGYSFLAKNCWGKGYNSAMKSLMLNHAFTFVDTVYFHVGASNIRSQKAMEKLGAIKTNEEEIAYFGEPVRLNFVYEMTKPRWKKLIRNL; translated from the coding sequence ATGCATTTACCTATATTACAAAACGATTTAATCAAACTTATTCCCTTACAAGAAACTGATTTTGAAATATTATATGATGTTGCATCTGATCCTGCAATTTGGGAACAGCATCCCAATAAAAATAGATATGAACGTGATGTATTTAAAACATTTTTTGAAGGAGCAATTAAATCTCAAGGTGCTTATATTGTGTATGATATTGCAAATGGGAAAGCAATTGGTTCCACCCGATTTTATGATTATGATGTAAATAAAAAAACACTGTTGATAGGTTACTCTTTTTTAGCGAAAAATTGTTGGGGTAAAGGATATAATTCTGCTATGAAATCATTGATGCTTAACCATGCGTTTACATTTGTGGATACAGTGTATTTTCATGTTGGTGCAAGCAATATACGCTCACAAAAAGCTATGGAAAAATTGGGTGCAATAAAGACAAACGAAGAAGAGATTGCTTACTTCGGTGAACCCGTACGATTAAATTTTGTTTATGAAATGACAAAGCCCCGATGGAAAAAGCTAATCAGAAATTTATAA
- a CDS encoding aminotransferase class V-fold PLP-dependent enzyme: MTHRRKFFKQLAITSSLLGFTQMEAFADNSLLQSALLNAENKSIESIAADEEFWMIIKNSYTVSTNLINLNNGGVSPSPRVVQEAVERYNKLSNEAPSYYMWRILDKGREGLRTKLAELAGCDAEEIAINRNTTEGLNNIINGIDLKAGDEVVLTRQDYPNMINAWKQREKRHGIVLKWVELELPTEDENYLVNKYAEQFTDKTKVVQINHIINWTGHINPVRKIADVAHAKGIDVMIDGAHTFGHFVFNIPDLGGDYFATSLHKWLCAPFGSGMLWIKKEKIKNIWPLMPGDDPQSDNIRKFENLGTRSFAIEQAIGQAIDFHLMIGSARKEARLRYLKDYWLTQVIDNPKLISNTSLDPRFSCAIANVRIDGMEAGTMDSYLFTNKNIHCVGINWENIHGIRIAPNVYTTTSELDILVDGLNEMMED; the protein is encoded by the coding sequence ATGACACATCGCAGAAAATTTTTCAAACAACTTGCAATTACTTCAAGCTTATTAGGATTTACTCAGATGGAAGCTTTTGCGGATAATAGTTTATTGCAGTCTGCATTACTGAATGCCGAAAATAAATCTATAGAATCAATTGCAGCAGATGAAGAATTCTGGATGATTATAAAAAATTCCTACACTGTTTCTACCAATCTTATTAATCTGAATAATGGTGGAGTAAGCCCTTCGCCAAGAGTAGTGCAAGAAGCTGTGGAACGGTATAATAAATTGAGCAATGAAGCCCCCAGTTATTATATGTGGCGCATATTGGATAAAGGTCGTGAAGGACTGCGCACTAAGCTTGCTGAATTAGCAGGATGTGATGCAGAAGAAATTGCAATCAACAGAAATACCACAGAAGGATTGAATAATATTATTAATGGAATTGATTTAAAAGCGGGTGATGAAGTGGTGTTGACAAGACAAGATTATCCCAACATGATAAATGCATGGAAGCAAAGAGAAAAACGACATGGCATTGTTTTAAAATGGGTTGAGTTAGAATTGCCAACTGAAGATGAAAATTATCTTGTAAATAAATATGCAGAACAATTTACCGATAAAACAAAAGTGGTTCAGATTAATCATATCATCAATTGGACAGGTCATATTAATCCGGTGAGAAAAATAGCAGATGTTGCACATGCAAAAGGTATTGATGTAATGATTGATGGCGCACATACATTTGGACATTTTGTTTTTAATATTCCCGATTTAGGTGGTGATTATTTTGCAACAAGTTTACATAAATGGTTATGTGCTCCATTCGGAAGTGGAATGCTTTGGATTAAAAAAGAAAAGATAAAAAACATCTGGCCACTGATGCCGGGTGATGATCCGCAAAGTGATAATATCCGCAAGTTTGAAAATCTGGGTACACGTTCTTTTGCAATTGAACAAGCAATTGGTCAGGCTATAGATTTTCATTTAATGATTGGCTCTGCAAGGAAAGAAGCAAGGTTGCGGTATTTAAAAGATTATTGGTTAACACAGGTAATTGATAATCCGAAACTCATTTCCAATACTTCACTAGATCCCAGATTTTCATGTGCTATTGCAAATGTGCGAATTGATGGAATGGAAGCCGGCACTATGGATAGTTATTTATTTACAAATAAAAACATTCATTGTGTAGGAATCAATTGGGAAAATATTCACGGTATTCGCATTGCACCAAATGTATATACTACTACAAGTGAATTGGATATTTTAGTAGATGGATTGAATGAGATGATGGAAGATTGA
- a CDS encoding ZIP family metal transporter: MNFTYIILLISAAGLGSVAAWLMRKQTNNEVLNILLSFTGAYLLGVTVIHLLPEVFAHATGTTIPLFIFAGFFVQLIIVQFTRGIEHGHLHLHEQFSKSYVFGVFFGLSMHAFLEGIPLAATEMGLESTRQIFLAVMLHKIPESFALATVLFFSFKDLRAAIPLLIVFIFMTPLGGIFGSFLTHESASHSINWLLAMVSGTFIHISTTIIFEAGGKSHRISLYKFLAIIAGALVTYIAAMM, from the coding sequence ATGAATTTCACTTATATAATTCTATTGATAAGTGCTGCCGGTTTGGGTTCTGTTGCTGCATGGTTAATGCGCAAGCAAACTAATAATGAGGTATTGAATATTTTACTTTCATTTACGGGTGCTTACTTGCTGGGAGTAACAGTAATTCATTTATTACCTGAAGTGTTTGCACATGCAACCGGCACCACAATACCATTATTTATTTTCGCCGGATTTTTTGTGCAATTAATTATCGTGCAATTTACTCGTGGTATAGAACATGGCCATTTACATCTGCACGAACAATTCAGTAAGAGTTATGTGTTTGGTGTTTTTTTTGGATTAAGTATGCATGCATTTTTAGAAGGTATTCCTTTAGCCGCAACTGAAATGGGTTTAGAAAGTACAAGGCAAATATTTTTAGCGGTGATGTTGCATAAAATTCCAGAAAGCTTTGCATTGGCTACGGTATTATTTTTTTCATTTAAAGATTTACGTGCAGCAATTCCACTTTTAATTGTATTTATTTTCATGACACCATTGGGAGGGATTTTTGGTAGTTTTCTCACACATGAATCTGCATCACATAGTATCAATTGGTTGCTTGCAATGGTGAGTGGAACATTTATTCATATTTCCACTACTATAATTTTTGAAGCAGGAGGGAAGTCGCATCGCATTAGCTTGTATAAATTTTTAGCAATTATTGCAGGCGCACTTGTTACTTATATTGCGGCAATGATGTGA
- the glmM gene encoding phosphoglucosamine mutase, whose protein sequence is MTLIKSISGIRGTIGGVAKENLTPLDIVKFTSAYGTWLLQTNSTPIVVVGRDARISGEMVNRIVCGTLQSLGISVVDVGLSTTPTVEIAVQMEEAGGGIILTASHNPKQWNALKLLNSKGEFLNTEEADTVLKIAEKENFEFALVDKLGDYQTKGFYIQKHIEKILELPLVDIEAIKERNFKIVIDCVNSTGGISVPELLVALGVTDTVELFCSPNGRFPHNPEPLPEHLSTISNEVKFQKADLGLVVDPDVDRLAIVCEDGEFFGEEYTLVAIADYVLQHKKGATVSNLSSTQALRDVSEKHGVVHAQSAVGEVNVVKKMKELNAVIGGEGNGGIIYPDLHYGRDALVGIALFLTHLAKFGKSCSMLRAQYPNYYMAKKKIDLPDSINVKALLKKIEEKYKSNPQNKEDGLKIFLDNDWVHLRVSNTEPIIRIYTESNSQTTAENIAMKLMEDIKQLINSK, encoded by the coding sequence TTGACTTTAATTAAATCAATCTCAGGTATTCGTGGAACCATTGGCGGTGTAGCAAAAGAAAACCTGACTCCCCTAGATATTGTAAAATTTACAAGTGCTTATGGCACATGGCTTTTACAAACAAATTCAACTCCCATTGTGGTGGTAGGCAGAGATGCGAGAATTTCCGGCGAAATGGTGAATCGCATTGTATGCGGCACATTGCAATCACTGGGCATTTCTGTTGTAGATGTTGGATTATCCACTACTCCCACGGTAGAAATTGCAGTGCAAATGGAAGAAGCAGGTGGTGGCATTATTCTTACAGCCAGCCACAATCCCAAACAATGGAATGCACTAAAATTATTAAACAGCAAAGGTGAATTTTTAAATACCGAAGAAGCAGATACTGTTTTAAAAATTGCTGAAAAAGAAAATTTTGAATTTGCGCTTGTAGATAAATTAGGTGATTATCAAACCAAAGGATTTTATATTCAAAAACATATTGAAAAAATTCTTGAATTACCTTTAGTAGATATTGAAGCAATTAAAGAAAGAAATTTTAAAATTGTTATTGATTGTGTGAATTCCACCGGCGGCATTTCTGTTCCGGAATTATTAGTTGCTCTTGGCGTTACCGATACTGTTGAATTATTCTGTTCTCCTAACGGTCGGTTTCCGCACAATCCAGAACCATTACCTGAACATTTAAGTACAATTAGCAACGAAGTAAAATTTCAAAAAGCAGATTTAGGATTAGTGGTAGATCCGGATGTTGATCGCCTCGCAATTGTGTGTGAAGACGGTGAATTTTTTGGTGAAGAATATACATTAGTCGCAATTGCAGATTATGTGTTGCAACATAAAAAAGGAGCCACTGTTTCAAATCTTTCTTCTACACAAGCATTGCGTGATGTTTCGGAAAAGCATGGTGTTGTGCATGCGCAAAGTGCAGTTGGTGAAGTGAATGTGGTAAAAAAAATGAAGGAGTTGAATGCCGTAATTGGTGGCGAAGGAAATGGCGGAATTATATATCCTGATTTGCATTATGGCAGAGATGCTTTAGTGGGTATCGCATTGTTTTTAACGCATCTTGCAAAATTTGGTAAATCATGTTCGATGTTGAGAGCCCAGTATCCGAATTATTATATGGCTAAGAAAAAAATTGATTTGCCGGATAGTATAAATGTAAAAGCACTTCTAAAAAAAATAGAAGAGAAATATAAAAGTAATCCGCAAAATAAAGAAGACGGATTAAAAATATTTCTGGATAATGATTGGGTGCATTTGCGTGTATCTAATACAGAACCTATTATTCGTATTTATACAGAAAGTAATTCGCAAACTACTGCTGAAAACATCGCAATGAAATTAATGGAAGATATTAAGCAACTGATTAATTCCAAATAG